The Vidua macroura isolate BioBank_ID:100142 chromosome 2, ASM2450914v1, whole genome shotgun sequence DNA window ACAGAAATACCATCTTGCACCTGAAATATCACCTTGCCTTTCAAATGACAAGATGTGTAGAGAAAAAAGAGTTTGCTGTCCCAAGGGATACTGATTTTGCAGCTAGGAATGATGTTCTCCAGAACAACCTGGGATTCTGCAGGTTGTGGTTTGCAGAGGTACTGATATCTTAAAGGATATGAAATAAAGTAGCCAAGAATTTTCAAGCCAGTCAAACATTCTCCTTCTCAAACTATGAAGCTCTTGTAAAACTTGCTTTTGGGAATGTGACATGCTCTCCTTTGACCATGCCTGGGTCGTTGCTGGCTGGCACAGGTAAAATACATATCAGTGAGTGTATTAATACTTTACACAGTCACAGGTCAGTTCTAAAGCCTGTGCCCTGGCTTTGTTCTTTTATTAGTGTAGATAAAGCCAGCGCTGCCATTGCCATCAGCTGTTTCAGCAGTGAATACTTGCTCTCTCTGAAAACTGTGATCAAGTACTGAAACTGGTCACTATTTCAGAACTTTTTCCATGCTGTGGTCCTACTCTTCCCTCCTTAGAATAATGGGGTTAACACCTGGCTGAGCCACCAGAAGAAGTCATCATAGAAGCTACTAAGACTATGTTCTTGGGACATGTTTttgtggtgggcttggcagtgctgggtttacAGTTGGGCTCAATGATTTTAGAGGTATTTTCTCACCTAAATGATACTGTCATTCTAAAATTATCAGTATTGGAACATTATCAATAACTGCATTTGTCTTTGTGATCCCTCAAGTGCATTGAGCAATGGGACAGTAGCCAAGCATCtctggcttttctttctttcctttaattGTTAATACATAGGAAAGGGACACAGCCCATAAAATAACATGTGATTTTTGGAAACCCTTGGAAGTTATGATCTGACAACAGTAGAGGGTATACAGGTGTTTTTTGTAAAGTAGAATAAATATTATGTAGCCTTTGAAAAAGATACTTGCTTTTTAACTCTTTGTCTGAAAGGTTAGTGATAAAATTCCAAATATGTGAAAAAATTGAGGCATGTTCTAGAAAACCTAGCATTCTTCTGTGCTTGCATAGTTTTTTCATGAGGAGATATGGAGATGCAGCACTGTCATAGAGACATTACACAAGGCTGAAAGGGTGAGGATAACCCACACAGTATTTTTAAGGGTGCCCTGAGCCAATACTCAGGACAGGAGATGACTCTGGAGACCTAGTTACAGGCTGCTTGCTTCAACATCCAGCATGGAGTAGGAAGAGACCAGCAGCCATGGTAGATGCCCAGTGCTTGTTTCCTGCTGTTTACTTCTCTTGCTGGTTGTAGTGCCATCCTGCcttctcatttgcttttttttttctcctccaccaGGTCTTCTCCAAGCTGCTATACCCCATTGTGAGGGAGGGGGCTTTGTCTGTCCTGCAGTACATGCTGCTGAGCTTCCAGCACTCCCACGAGGCATTTCACTTGGTAAGGCTGTGTCTGGCACTGGGATGAGGCCATTGTCCTGAGTGTTAccctgctgtggggcagcagggaTAGGAGGGGACCTAAGGTGTGGCAGATGTTGCCACTCTGGCTTTGGAGTGCATTTGGTGGAGCCTTTGCATTGAGAACATCTCAGAGGGCCCTCATTGTGGAGGGCAGGTAATACATTATTAAACAGCCCTTGCTTTTCCTAAAGAGGTGCCTCACTGTCTGTTGGACTCAGTGGGCCCCATCCCACATGTGACTTTAAATTGTCACCAGCACGTGGCGCCCATTTCTTTAAGTGGTGGGTCATCTTTGAAAGGTTTGTACAACATCAGTGCAGCAAGACGAGAAGACTGGATCAGAGCACTTCACTACACAAATTCTCtgttaaaagcaaaaccaacttTTGGCAACATTTGAATATccacttttcattttcacagtgaTATTTTATAGTTTGTTTTACTGTTGGCACtaaggcacagctctgctgcctgctggtgTTGCCTCTGCAATGCTGAATTTAAAAAGTGAGGCTGAAGGCAAAAGTATGCTTGTAGTGATTGAACTGATAAAtgcaaaatttgaaaaattactcCTATTAATGTTTGATTTTGTACTTTCTGGTTAAAGCCCTTATATTTCGCTTTTCACCTGAAGTTCTCAGAATAAACAGATCCGGctagaaaaaagcaaagctaCCCAACATTTTCAATTGATGCTTTTTCATTCCTCAGCTGGAGATACTTTGAAGGAACCTGAATTTCTTGAGAAACTCTTTGGTTTCTAAAAATAGAGTAATTCAAATGTGTTGTCTTCAGTTGGACATCAAATTTTGAAACTCTCCAAAAGCTGTGAGTTGCTCTTGGCTTGAAGATTCCATCTGTAGTCCATAAGCAtaaatttcctcttttatttaaaaaacccaaaacctaaCAGGGGCAAACCACATCTTTTTGTGTTTGCCCTGGCACTTTGGAAGGGTTTTGAGAATTGTTCATATCACAGCTTAGCAAATTTCTGATGTATAAAAAGGTGCTGCAATTGATCTCCTTCCAACCTTTCCTGTTGGaagggaaataattaaaatctcaacattttgaaaggaaagaaaaagaggagaagaagaccaagggaggaagagaggacCTGGAAATGGCTGGACTGGAGTCCTGATACTTCTCTCCAAGATTACACTGGgctaaaaataacttaaaatataaatatgaaaaaggtTGTGTAAGTGCCTGGGTCACTCTAGCACATCTGCAGGGTTGGAAATTGGTTATTAAttctgtgtgcagctgcagggtCAGCAGAGGGTGCCCGTGAGCAATGGatcatttgcatttgcatttgctTGTGCGTTTTTACGTTTTCGAggtgaaagcaaaataaagaatgTGCTGTTTATATGCCTGTTGCCACCCATCCCACCGAATCAATTCCAACTCAGTGTATTCAGTATAAAACACCGTAGAGCACAGCAGACAACATTTCTTTTAGGCTAATCCCATTTACCTTGCAGGTTTGAATCCCTGCACTTGGCAGTCAGCATATCCTTTCCACCATGGGTGTGGGATTTAGGGGAGACTAAAGAATGGCAATTGCAgctcagcaaagcagcagcacaaatcTGCAGGTGTCATGCAACAGAAAACCCTCTAAGGTTGCCAAAATCAACAAGAGAGTTGCTGTTGAGTTCAGAGAGTAAAGGATGAAGTCTAGAGTGGCACTGAAGTCAACTCCTGTTCACTGTCTTTTCTGCCTGCAGGTGAATTTCATTCCCctaaatgtattaaaattctGTGAATAATGTGGAGTAATTTTTGtagtgaatttttattttccagctacTCCCTCACATCCCCAGGCTGGTGGCCTCCTTGAAGAAGGAGGACTCCAATTCTGCAACcagctccctggagcagctggccGAGCTCATCCACTGCATGTTCTTCCGCTTCTCAGGATTCCCAGATCTGTATGAACCAGTCCTAGAAGCAATAAAAGTAAGTCATACCCCTCTCAGTCATTTTACTGCTTTCCATGTGGAAATAGCATCTTTGTCAGTAGCTAGAATAGAGGGACTGTCCCACTCGTAGGGGTGTCCTGACCTCAACACCTCAGATGGTGGTAGAAGGAAGGGGATTAAAATTCCCCACAGAGTCTGAGCCCTGTGTAGGCAGGTTGAAGGAAGTTACTTCTCTAATGGTGGGCCTGTAGCAGTCCTGATGGTGCCTGTAGGTTTTAGCTATAACTTTATTCTGAAATGCCTCTAAAGGACTAATACAAACAGATAAACTCTTCTGTGCATGGAGGCAGGTTCATGGGAAAAGCAGGCAAAATTAGTTGTGTGAACGCTTCTAGCAGAGGAGTTTTGCAGTTGCCCATTACTAATTCTTCATGGGAAAATATCAGtcataggatcatagaataccctgagttggaagggactcacaaggatcatcgagttcaactcctgaccctgcacaggacaggaaTCACACCaggtgcctgagagcattgtccaaatgcttcttggcTTGGTGCCATGACAACTtccctgggaaacctgttccagtgtccagCCACCTCGTGCTGGAcacttttcctaatatccaacctaaagctcccctgacacagcttcacgCTGTTTTCTTGTgccctgtcactggtcaccagagagaagagatcgGTGCCTGCCCCTCAGCTTCCCTTGTGAGGGCAGATAATGATTTGTAACACAGATTTGTAACTCTTTCCAAGGCTCTCCCGATTCCAAATGAAGACAGGATTAAACACCTCTTGGGACAAAATGCTTGGACCTCCCAGAAGAATGAGCTGGCCTGCTTCTACCCACGCCTGGCATCTAAATCAGAGACAGGAAAGATTGGGTTAATTAACTTGGGAAACACTTGCTACATGAACAGCATCATACAGTCTCTTTTCATGGCTTCAGAGTGagtttttcctctcttgctCCTGTTCAAGACCGCTCCAGGAGTTGCTTGTCACTCCAGCCTTGAGTGTCCCACACTGATTTTCCATCTCACAGattgcatttctgcttttctttcacagctttCGGCATTCAGTGCTGAATTTAACTGAGGGCAACTCCCAGCCCCTGATGACAAAGCTCCAGTGGctctttgcatttttggagCACAGTCAGGtaattatttcatgttttagtTATTTGTTTGGACTGTCGGCTGCGGAAAGGCTCGTCTCCAAGTTGCTTCCTGCTGGCTCTAACATGCTGATAAGGAGCTGTGGATCTTGGTGGGTTTTTGTAATGGAACAAATTTTGTTTATATGAAGGAGGCTAATTTTGGGAGAGGTGGAGGAAAACTCCTATCACCCATGAAAGTGGGCTATGTTCACACCAGGCTGCCTGTCTTTAACTTGTGGTCTTCTTGGGCTGGGCTGATGTCATAGCTAATGTTTTTGACAATGAAGTCCATTAGGTAATAGTTTACATCTGTGGTCAGCTGTGTCAGAAGCCTGATGGTATGAAGCAGAGGCTTTGTTTCTTGCTGTGCAGCAAGAGAGAAGACTGGAGCAGCTCACTTGTCCCACTGCTGTCCAGCAAAGCACTTGCAATCACTGAAAATTGCTTTACAAGTGGTTTTGTTAAAAGTATAATTATAAAAACCTCCTTAGATTCCAGATCGTTGAATCCTCTGTATGTgagagaaagtaaaataaaaataacacccTTAAACTAATTGTAAATATTTCCATGACAAATGTGAAATTTAATGGAGCGTCTTCTGGAGATACAGCTAGGTCATATTTAATTCCTCTCTTGAAAAGATATCTTTCTGTCCCTAGAAAGACAAGACTTTGGAAAGTCAGTTAATTTTCCCTTGCTGGGTAGCAAGTCATCCAGGCTTTTCAATTTCCCAAGGCTTgactggcagagctggctggtAGCATTGTGGTATTATGTCACTACAGATGACCTGGGGGGGGGAAATATAGACATACGgttaaatttaatatttggCCATAGAAGAGTCTAGGCTTTGATGGCAGGTTAGGGTGTCTGTGTTCTGTGATGAGCAAGTacagaaatatatttgcttGTTGTGTAGCTGATGGTTATAGTTTCCTgttaatttccttttgcttatttttcttctttgggtTGTTCTTGAAGCTACTGTTTTGCTAAAGACGGGTATTTTCCCATGTTAATTAAACATCTACTTCCTAATGACAGCAATTACATTATCTGGTAACACAGATTACCTGCCTGCAGTGATCAGAATGTTGGGTGCAAGTTTAGTggtttttagtttggtttttttttttttttggtttggttttgtttgtttgtttgttttgttttgttttgttttgtttttttcatgaaagATGAAAGGATTTGGTGGGAGAGATCTTGATCAAATTAAATGGAGCAGCAAATTAAATTCAGGCTGAATTAAGTAGAATTATCTGGATCAGGCCAataaaccatttaaaaattgaagGATAAACACTTAcccatgtgtttattttttagaagTATACGTAAAATAATGTCTGAAATTCATCCTTATCATCCTGGCTTGCAGCAAACCAAGAAAGTCTTCCTGTGCACTGGGATTAGCCTTTGTAGCGGGAAAAAAGGGACCTTATCAGGCACAGAACACTGTGCTCCCAGCAAACCAGACAAAAAACCActcctctcccctctccatTCCCCTTTGTGAATTGAGGAAAAATTGCTAgaattaaatgcatttcttcTGTGTTGCTGCCAGCGACCTGCCATCTCCCCTGAGACCTTCCTCTCTGCCTCATGGCCACCCTGGTTCAcccctggagctcagcaggactGCTCAGAGTATCTCAAGTATTTGCTGGACCGGTACGTGATGAGCGCTGTGATCTTGGAGCCTGGTGACAACGGCATCCCTAAACCCCAGTGTAATGTTTAATGTTAACCCACATGCAAACAGGGCACGTGGCTCAGACCCAGAGGAGTTGGGAGAGTGGAGGGTTAGGATAGTGAGACTGGTCTGAAATGAATTTCTGTTTCTAATGAAACCCTATTTGGACAATTTTAGGGGTTAGGTCAGAACTTAGTTCAACTTAAAAATTtctgcctttgctctgaggaCACAAGGAATTAATAGAATTACAGAGTCattaaggttagaaaagacccctatgatcattgagtccaaccattaatccactgagtccaaccattaacaagtccaccactaaatcatgtcccTAAATGCCACCTCTACACATTTTTAACACTTCTAGGAACAGTGATTTCACTACTTCCTTGGTCAGTCTGTTCCAATGTCTGATTGCCCTTCACCCTTTGAGTGAAGAgatttttcctgatatctaatctaaaaTTGTACCAACCTTAGAGATTCACCTAACAAACCACTCAGCCTACTCTgtaaaatgttgatttttgcCTTTACCTAGAAATATCAAATCTCTGGTGTCCCAAAAATCCCTCTAGAAGAATGTGGTCAGTGGCACATGAAGACTTCAGGTTCCCAAATCCTGTTTGACTCCTTCCCACCTTTCTCCCACAGCATCAGACCACTGGGTACAGGCAGGTTAACTGGGATTAACTACTTGCAGTGAAGAACAGGAGCCCTACTTTAGAAACTACCTCTTGGTATTGCATTGATGCATAACACAGCCTTTTTCTCATCTCCCAAAGATtgcatgaagaggaaaaaactggaaaaaggaTCTACCAGAAACTCAAGGAATCCAGCTTGACGTCTCAGTCAGTGGAGCATCATTACTTAAACAAGACATTGGTTGAGAAGATGTTTGGGGGTAAAATGATGACAAAGATCCGCTGCTTGAAGTGCCTGAATGTTTCCTCCCGAGAAGAAGCCTTCACAGACCTGTCCCTGGCTTTTCCTCCATCGGACAGGAATGAGCATGGAAACACATCTATTCTACCAGTGGAAGAAATTGGCCCACAGTTTATTGAGCCTCGAGAAGATGCAGGCCAGCTTACGGGCTCTCCCGGGATCCAGAGGAAGGCCCCCATGGCCAGTGACCATGCAGCCCCATCAGTGTCAGTGGAAACATTAGGTTACCAGGAacaaggagaagcagcaaatCCCATACGTGGCAATGATGTTGGGGTGGATGCAGCCAAAGACCCTCTCTCAGCTTTCAGGGAGCAGGCACGTGCTCCCAAGGACTCCAGATCTGTTCCAGATTTAATCAACTATTTTCTATCCCCGGAGAGACTGACTGCAGAGAATAAATACCACTGTGAAAAATGTGCATCCTTGCAGGATGCTGAGAAGGTGGCAGAGCTGACAGAGGGTCCACACTACCTCATCCTCACACTGCTGCGCTTTTCCTTTGACCCACGGActatgaagaggaagaagatcTTGGACAATGTCTCCATCCCTGTGGTGCTCAAGCTACCCATCCTTGTTGCTCCAGAGGAAACTGAGGAGGTTTGCCGGCATGGGAAGGATGGTGCAGTCCCAGGGAGTGGCTTCATGACTCTTGTGTATGACCTCTGCAGTGTAGTGGTGCATTCAGGCATCTCCTCCGAGAGTGGCCACTACTACTGCTACTCCAGGGAGTGCACTGACACCGCCCCCCAtgggcagccctgggatggggTGCCAAAGCCAGCCTCTGACAAACAGTTGGACTTTGAAATCCAGTGGTACCTCTTCAATGACACcagagtttccttctcctccttcgAATCGGTCAGCAATGTCACCTCGTTCTTCCCCAAGGACACTGCCTATGTCCTGTTCTACCGGCAGCGGTTGGACCatcagagctgcctgctgcacGAGGCTCTGGCTGAGGCCGGCCGCCTGCATGGCGAATCATCCCTCCACAAGGACTTGATGGAAGCCATTTCCAAAGATAACATCCTCTTCTTGCAGGtaactcctgctgctgtgcataGCAGGATGTGGTCCTGCGGCTGTCCGACTCATGAGCCATGTTCCCACAAATCCAGGCAGCAGTGGGATCCCGTCCTGTGTTTAAAATCCTGCAGATGCCCACCCACTCCCTGAAGCCAaatccctttttgtttttggcACCCAGATATAAACAGGTTATAGGCTCCTGATGAAAACGGGCACTGAGATTGGTACAAGACACCTTGTGGCGGTGCTTGGGGTCGACTTGCTATTGTCTGCTCCTGGAAGTTTAGCACcatattttctttgaagtgCCTGGGAAAGAGAGGATGATGGATTAGTTTGGattagaagggacctttaaaggctATCTAGTCCACCTCCTCTGCgggatgagcagggacatcttcaattCAGATTAGAGCCCCATGTggcctgaccttgaatgttccCAGGGGTGGAGCATCTACTGcctctctgggaaatctgtgccagtgcctcgCCACCTTCATTGTAAATTCTaccccttcctctccttcccaccttTACTCACTGGTAACTAGCTGTTCCTTCCTACCACCCTTGACGTTCACCTGAACCATTGCaaataaagtcttttttttttttcctttttctcttcttatgatagaatcatagaatagtttgggttggaagggacttacagaccatccagttccaacccctctgccatgggcaaggaccCTTTCTGCTAGACCtgattgctcaaagccccatccaacctggccttgaacacgTGCAGGGATGAGGCATGCACAGCTTGCTTGGGCAGATGGGTGAGCTGGGAATACAAACTAGAACAGATTTCATTCAGCTGATGGAGCTCAATGCTTTCCAAACAACAGTGTCTCATATGACATGACCTGCATGTGGGGTGATTTGAGGGGTGTCTCCTCTCCCATAGGTGACACGGGAGGGCTGGGTTTGATCACTGAAGAACTGCAATGttctgctgcatccctcctgctGAGCTCGAGAGCACACGGCCTTCACACCAGACTTTAATTTGAAGGAAGCTCCCAGGGGGAACCTTACAGGCTCttggctgctcagggatggtGGGAGCATCCCCCCACTTGAGTCTTTTATCTGCTGATATCCTTGTACTCTTTttgtcccttccttctcccaggaacaggaaaaagaagcGAGGAACAGAGCCGCCTATATTTCTGCCTTGCCGAAATCCCCGCTGTGGTGGAGAGACTTGGACAGGGACAAGGATGATGACAGCTCgtctgggggctgcagcccagcagcgGGTGGGGGAGGATCCGGCTCCTTCCACGGACTCGTCTTTTAACCAACAGCTTGAACCAGATGGGCAGTGTCCACGGGGCCAACTCGAAGCCAGAaactcctcttcctcaccccGATGACAGTGGGCATCTTGGAGGAGGATTTGAGAaacattttaatggaaaaactCTCAGGGGCTGATTTGGAGGTGCCTGGAGGGTCTCGCTGCTTCCTATGCACTTGGTCTTTATGCCTTAATGTACCTAAGCTAATGCAGAAATGAGCAGCTGCCAACAGCTTGGAGAAGTGCCCTTTTGCTTCATCATAGCCATGTCTTGCCTGCTGTGAGCCATGCCACCAGcctggggaggtgacagggacaggcacagggaggaAGACAGACCCAGCAGGgccccagggatggagatgTCCCATGCACATCCTGTCTGcagccctttccatggcactgagtTGGTTCTGGGGTGACCTCTGCTCAGttgttatatttctttttaatgtggTTTGGGAACCAACCATGAAAAACCCTGAAGGTAGAAAAAAAGTCTGGAAAATGCCAAAATGTAGCAGTGCTGGTCTGTGAGGCAGTGAGCTTGTAAGACAAGCAGTGTCAGGTCAGCCAGAGGGAGTTtatgcttttttattgttttgtttattgCAAGACACCTCAAAGAAACTGAGGGGCACAAACCCCTCCAGCCAAGAGCGACTGACCTGATCCAGCTGGGGTTTCTAGGCTCCAGTGAAGACCCATTTTGTTACTGAGGACCTCTGGACGCTTTTCGTGTGCACGGCAGGCCAAGACACACAGCTGTTTTTCCAGATGTGTCTTTAGGACTCCATTAGTctctttctgctgctgtcatttgttggctttctgggctggatCTGCCCtttaaaatttgggttttcCCTTGGGATACCCTGAACTGAGCAGCAGATGACAGAGCCGCCCCCTAAACTCatgatctatttttttttaaatgctgatttgCAAGGTGAGTAGCCCAATCAGATATGTTATATCAATCCAATAGCAGTAGATACTATGTAAACAAATGTATTATATAAATCAATAGTGATATGGGGCTGATTTTGATGACAGCCCACTCAAGCCCCAGGCAGCACATCTACAGGACCACAGCTTCCTCCcttgtccctccccagctgttttcccctgcctgctcctccctcACGCCTCTAGTAGAGATTTCTCTGACTCAAGTGGCAGAGACTTGTGCCTTAGGTCCTAAGTGCAAGGCCTAATCCTGACGATTGTGTTTTTGTGGAGGAAGAGGCAAAGCACAGACGTTGCTATGGATAATGTGAGCAGAAAGTCTGCTAGAGAGGAGACGCGGGGTCAAATATCTGGTGTATACTATCATATTCTTTTAATGTCTTTGCTATATattaataaaggaaattaattcaaCATACAGACTTAAAGAGTTTTACTGCAGTGCTCATAGATATTGGGCTGATGGGTCAAAAAAGAGATGGGGAAGCTGAAGCATCCATCCTCAAGGACATGGGAGAGTCCTGCAGAGTGGTGGCTTGGAAGAGGGGGTTGAACAGAGGTGGaatggcagagctggcagagctccagAGGATCACAATTCTAATAGTGGAGCCTTGTAGATGAGCAGTGGAgtgtgtttgttgtttttaagtCAGGTgctgagaagaaataaatgaagtCCCAAAGCTGAAGCGTCACAGAACGTACAATGTTTCCTGGTTTTATTACtagacttctatttatttcctgTTCAAAGAGGTTGCCAAAAATTTTCCTGTTGCTGTCATGctatttcctttctttactCTGGAGTATCACCTGAAggcattttctgtgctgtttgccTTAAGGTGCTTCTGTAGGAGACTGTCTTAAACTTGATGAGATCATAATCTAAGTAATGAAGGCAGATAGTCAAACCAACATGGAAAATGTTGGAGAGGCCATGTCATAGCTAAGCTGTTTCCTAAATATGTCTTATTTTTTCGCCCAAGATTTTCTGGGATGAGCAGAGGCAAAGAGCATGCAGTTCTCAGCATGGATGGCAGCCTGGAGAGTGTCAGGGGTGTAATGAGGTTGACCAGTTTCGCCCCTCTTGGTTTCCTCTAGTTATTAGCACTGGACTTCCCTTTTGGACTCAGCCAATACTACTATGTCTGATGAAGACATTAAATAGTATTGGTCCCAGTACAGATCTTTGAGGAACACTGCTCATTGTTGGTTTGGACACTGAATCATTGACTGTAGCTCTTCGCAATGTGGccatccagccaattccttatTCATCCAATggtccatccatccatcaaatTCGTAAATTAAGAGCTGAGAATGTTATAAGGGATGATATTAAAGGCCTTACAGAAGTCTAGTATAGTACTAGTATAGTGCATTACTATCTGTGCTACACCAATTATAGTATATGCTATATTGGTATTAGTGTTAGTAATGCCAGCCATTTTTGCATATGGCATATTGATAAAGTATATGCTATGGTATATGAGATAGTTTGGCTTGTTTTGTCTGTCACATGTGTCTCTGGTCAAGGAGAGCCCACAGGGGAGTCCTCAGCTCTTGGTTTGGGATTCCACATATGCTGCAGATGTGAGATGATGCTACTCTTGTCTAAAAGAGGTGTTACAGGAGCTGTGCTTAGGGAGGTGTCTTTTCCAagctgtcttctttttttttttttttttaaggaagtcTTAAAGGGAGGGTTGAACTTGGCAACATGCCAAGAAGATGCTCTGAAAGCTTTAAAGGTGCTACATAATCAAACTTGATCTGCTTATTAGtttcccctttctttccctgctctgaaTCCATGCTGGGAATCACCAGGGAGAGATGTCTTTTTAGTatcattcttttattttcctgttgcttttctGTTGCATATACAGTACTTAAAAATGAGATCACCTTCACGTCAGGCATGTACCATGTTtattaacagcaaaaaaagtaTTATCTAGGCTTCACTCAAGACCGATTTACAGGATAAATAATTGTTtcaaattacttaaaaaaaaacccaaccaaacaacaacccccccaaagaataaattaataactTAAGTGATTAGCTGTCCACAGTGATTTGAAAACTTAATAACCATTCAAACAGTGACACCACAAGAAGACACATACTGTACAGTTTGCCACAGATTACTCTTGTCCTTCCTTCTACAAATGGaaatcaaaaaattaaaaatactcctCTTTAAGAACAGTCATAGGCTTTGAAACACACAAAACATCCCTGCGAATCGGCTGCTGATGCAACAGCTTCACAGCCAGGGCTCCAACCCCTCCTCGCAGCAGGTTAAGAAACAAATGGAGAAAACTACCCTAATTTGACCGTGTCTGTTCCCACACAATGATGCCCAAAGTCAGTGGGGACATGTTGACTTTGCCAAGGGCTGGGTTGAGTGGGATATATCTACTCTAAAGGTTTGGTCCTAACCCTACAGGATTCATTGACAGGCTCCCCGTGGAGCCCAGGGTCTtgctcctttcccctctctgcaACATGGTTCAACCACCACGTCCATACTGCTCTCAAAAAACCCATGGCATTTTCAGGGTAAATGTGGCAGCGGAATGCTGAAAACTGTGCAAATGacatttccccctcccccccccccccccccccccccagaagAAAATCCTGCCAAGTTTTCTTTCACCTTGGTAGTTAAGGATGGGTTTTTAATGAGTTTTGCAGAGCGGGATGTGTCAGTGCCATGTATGATGCTG harbors:
- the USP35 gene encoding ubiquitin carboxyl-terminal hydrolase 35 — protein: MDKILEAVVMSSYPNNVKQGLVRRVIEAAKQPMDSEQCWSMLELSTKLYLTGDTKYKREIGKEVLEVYGHYHPEEFEEFFNVRFLLSLLQEGYGPLGKRSHYVLDYIQLGLQFVLESPSANSIFSLLRIEVLRKVCERPSPKQCAKISKLLTQHPQCIPMGKHQLLFCQQLIRCIGQFQCISEGEEEIMEFLEQVNKVSGLLQRIWRTQTSAILPSLKELFTIISSTEEQEAPSNALASVVQFVPLELMDGVIRNLTNDDSITDVQMMMAIGRMIDWVSWPLGKNIDKWIIALLKGLAAVKKFSILIEVTLSKIEKVFSKLLYPIVREGALSVLQYMLLSFQHSHEAFHLLLPHIPRLVASLKKEDSNSATSSLEQLAELIHCMFFRFSGFPDLYEPVLEAIKALPIPNEDRIKHLLGQNAWTSQKNELACFYPRLASKSETGKIGLINLGNTCYMNSIIQSLFMASDFRHSVLNLTEGNSQPLMTKLQWLFAFLEHSQRPAISPETFLSASWPPWFTPGAQQDCSEYLKYLLDRLHEEEKTGKRIYQKLKESSLTSQSVEHHYLNKTLVEKMFGGKMMTKIRCLKCLNVSSREEAFTDLSLAFPPSDRNEHGNTSILPVEEIGPQFIEPREDAGQLTGSPGIQRKAPMASDHAAPSVSVETLGYQEQGEAANPIRGNDVGVDAAKDPLSAFREQARAPKDSRSVPDLINYFLSPERLTAENKYHCEKCASLQDAEKVAELTEGPHYLILTLLRFSFDPRTMKRKKILDNVSIPVVLKLPILVAPEETEEVCRHGKDGAVPGSGFMTLVYDLCSVVVHSGISSESGHYYCYSRECTDTAPHGQPWDGVPKPASDKQLDFEIQWYLFNDTRVSFSSFESVSNVTSFFPKDTAYVLFYRQRLDHQSCLLHEALAEAGRLHGESSLHKDLMEAISKDNILFLQEQEKEARNRAAYISALPKSPLWWRDLDRDKDDDSSSGGCSPAAGGGGSGSFHGLVF